One region of Sphingomonas kaistensis genomic DNA includes:
- a CDS encoding PQQ-dependent sugar dehydrogenase, whose product MRFGTLHGVMAFGLALSSCGTAAVPAQDQPAEGSQPFKVTPVASFDTPWAMAFLPGGRDALVSEKDGRLWVVNADTGAKTAVSGVPAVKVAGQGGLGDVVVGPQNRIYLSFVEGGAGETSGAVVGYGRLVANAGAYALQDFKIVWRQAPKVSGNGHFSHRIAFGPDGAMYVTSGDRQKFQPAQETTGNLGKVLRLTPEGQPFPGNPWAAKGGVQAQFYSIGHRNLLGIAFAPDGRLWEHEMGPQGGDEVNLIVAGKNYGWPVVSNGSNYGGGDIPDHPTRPEFEAPKVWWNPSISPAGLIVYSGDLFPQWKGDILMGGLSGESLIRIDVNGDQASKADRWKMERIREVEQGPKGEVYLLEDSGRLLRLTPA is encoded by the coding sequence ATGCGATTTGGTACTCTTCATGGCGTGATGGCCTTTGGTCTAGCACTTTCCTCGTGCGGGACGGCCGCCGTTCCGGCCCAGGACCAGCCGGCGGAAGGAAGCCAGCCGTTCAAGGTCACGCCGGTGGCGAGCTTCGACACGCCGTGGGCGATGGCGTTTCTTCCCGGCGGGCGCGACGCGCTGGTCAGCGAAAAGGACGGCCGCCTGTGGGTCGTCAATGCGGACACGGGCGCGAAGACCGCGGTGTCGGGCGTGCCGGCGGTCAAGGTCGCCGGGCAGGGCGGCCTCGGTGACGTGGTGGTCGGCCCGCAGAACCGCATCTACCTCAGCTTCGTCGAGGGCGGCGCTGGCGAGACCAGCGGCGCGGTGGTCGGCTACGGCCGGCTGGTCGCCAATGCCGGTGCCTACGCGCTTCAGGACTTCAAGATCGTCTGGCGGCAGGCGCCCAAGGTCAGCGGCAACGGCCATTTCTCGCACCGCATCGCCTTCGGGCCGGACGGCGCGATGTACGTCACCTCAGGCGACCGGCAGAAATTCCAGCCGGCGCAGGAAACCACCGGCAATCTCGGCAAGGTTCTCCGGCTGACTCCGGAAGGGCAGCCGTTCCCCGGTAACCCGTGGGCGGCGAAGGGCGGCGTGCAGGCGCAATTCTATTCGATCGGCCACCGCAACCTGCTCGGCATCGCCTTCGCCCCCGACGGGCGCCTGTGGGAGCATGAGATGGGTCCGCAGGGCGGCGACGAGGTCAACCTCATCGTGGCTGGCAAGAATTATGGCTGGCCGGTGGTGTCCAACGGCTCCAATTACGGCGGCGGGGACATTCCCGACCATCCGACCCGGCCCGAGTTCGAGGCGCCCAAGGTGTGGTGGAATCCCAGCATCTCGCCGGCCGGCCTGATCGTCTATTCGGGCGACCTGTTCCCGCAGTGGAAGGGCGACATCCTGATGGGCGGTCTGTCGGGCGAATCGCTGATCCGCATCGACGTCAACGGCGACCAGGCGAGCAAGGCGGATCGCTGGAAGATGGAGCGCATCCGCGAGGTGGAGCAGGGGCCGAAGGGCGAAGTCTACCTGCTGGAGGACAGCGGCCGCCTGCTGCGGCTGACACCGGCCTGA
- a CDS encoding CsbD family protein → MNIDTIAGEATRTKGDFKAGLGDVTGDPKLQQDGATDQLSGELRKGIGQVRDFVKNNKAASYTAAGIFGLALLNSLRGKRTKNA, encoded by the coding sequence ATGAACATCGACACGATCGCTGGCGAAGCCACGCGCACCAAGGGTGATTTCAAGGCCGGCCTCGGCGACGTCACCGGCGATCCCAAGCTGCAGCAGGACGGCGCCACCGACCAGCTGTCGGGAGAATTGCGCAAGGGCATCGGCCAGGTGCGCGACTTCGTGAAAAACAACAAGGCCGCCAGCTACACCGCCGCCGGCATCTTCGGCCTTGCGCTGCTGAACAGCCTGCGCGGCAAGCGTACCAAAAACGCCTAA